From one Struthio camelus isolate bStrCam1 chromosome 36, bStrCam1.hap1, whole genome shotgun sequence genomic stretch:
- the LOC104139166 gene encoding zinc finger protein 271-like isoform X5, translating into MPGAGAELSQAEHHTTAQPSRTTAGKRVEEEGEEDHMEQEDPDEVKADEKAIKSKGSNAGNALAREAGESKQGLEGPEPGKTADEITHHEGVQQQFAEESLYECSHCKKCFQDRSELICHQRLHRGEKTFKCQECRKEFGKSSDLTSHQKSHMVEKPYQCSTCEKFFKDRSTLIRHERVHTGEKPYKCLDCGKRFTRSSDIIVHQRIHTGEKPFECSECGKRFSQRSNLFTHQIVHTGEKPFKCHECGKTFARRSELTIHQRTHTEEKPYQCSQCEKSFRGRYGLFRHERLHTGEKPYECPECGKSFGQSGDLITHQRFHTGEKPYQCSECGKFFCNKSSLVKHQKWHSGEKPYKCHECGKSFGQSSDLIAHQRTHTGEKPYLCPECGKRFTRKSSLLVHQRGHRGRRTSKCSKCGKTTEQNSSIGAPGSIARENTSSLCSACAKPLKEESNLLDQR; encoded by the exons ATGCCTGGTGCAGGGGCCGAGCTGAGCCAGGCTGAGCATCAcaccacagcccagcccagcaggaCCACAG CAGGAAAAAGGGTGGAAGAGGAGGGTGAAGAGGACCACATGGAGCAGGAAGACCCTGATGaagtaaaagcagatgaaaaagcaataaaatccaAAGGAAGTAATGCTGGGAATGCTCTGGCAAGAGAGGCTGGTGAGAGCAAGCAGGGGCTGGAAGGACCTGAGCCAGGGAAAACAGCAGATGAAATCACCCATCATGAGGGGGTTCAGCAGCAATTTGCAGAAGAAAGTCTCTATGAATGTTCCCACTGTAAGAAATGCTTCCAGGACAGATCTGAGCTCATTTGCCATCAAAGgctgcacagaggagaaaagactTTCAAATGCCAAGAGTGCAGAAAGGAGTTTGGAAAAAGCTCAGACCTTACGTCACATCAGAAAAGCCACATGGTGGAAAAGCCCTACCAGTGCTCAACGTGTGAAAAGTTCTTCAAGGACAGGTCAACTCTCATCAGACACGAGAGAGTACACACAGGAGAGAAACCTTATAAATGTCTCGACTGTGGGAAAAGGTTCACCCGGAGCTCGGACATTATCGTACACCAGAGAATTCACACGGGTGAGAAACCCTTTGAGTGCTCTGAGTGTGGGAAGAGGTTCAGCCAGAGATCAAACCTTTTTACCCATCAGATCGTGCACACGGGGGAGAAACCCTTTAAGTGCCATGAATGTGGGAAAACCTTTGCACGGAGGTCAGAACTTACCATCCATCAGAGAACCCACACAGAGGAGAAGCCTTACCAGTGCTCCCAGTGTGAGAAATCCTTCAGGGGGAGGTACGGACTCTTCAGGCACGAGAGGTTGCACACAGGGGAGAAACCGTACGAGTGCCCCGAGTGCGGGAAAAGCTTCGGGCAGAGCGGAGACCTCATCACACATCAACGATtccacacgggcgagaagccctaccAGTGCTCCGAGTGCGGGAAGTTCTTCTGCAACAAATCCAGCCTTGTGAAACATCAGAAGTGGCATTCAGGGGAGAAGCCGTACAAGTGCCACGAGTGCGGGAAAAGCTTTGGGCAGAGCTCAGACCTCATCGCCCACCAGCGAACccacacgggcgagaagccctaccTGTGCCCCGAGTGTGGGAAAAGGTTCACCAGGAAATCCAGCCTCCTAGTCCATCAGCGGGGGCACAGGGGAAGGAGAACTTCCAAATGCTCAAAATGTGGGAAAACCACGGAGCAAAACTCTAGCATTGGTGCTCCTGGGAGCATAGCGAGGGAAAACACCTCCTCCCTGTGCTCCGCATGTGCAAAGCCCCTCAAGGAGGAATCAAACCTCCTGGATCAGAGATGA
- the LOC104139166 gene encoding zinc finger protein ZFP2-like isoform X2, translating into MPGAGAELSQAEHHTTAQPSRTTGSAGAPRSHRAEQHFLASTSASAAWMEEGRELVASGPPGRGETGIPGHICKGKRVEEEGEEDHMEQEDPDEVKADEKAIKSKGSNAGNALAREAGESKQGLEGPEPGKTADEITHHEGVQQQFAEESLYECSHCKKCFQDRSELICHQRLHRGEKTFKCQECRKEFGKSSDLTSHQKSHMVEKPYQCSTCEKFFKDRSTLIRHERVHTGEKPYKCLDCGKRFTRSSDIIVHQRIHTGEKPFECSECGKRFSQRSNLFTHQIVHTGEKPFKCHECGKTFARRSELTIHQRTHTEEKPYQCSQCEKSFRGRYGLFRHERLHTGEKPYECPECGKSFGQSGDLITHQRFHTGEKPYQCSECGKFFCNKSSLVKHQKWHSGEKPYKCHECGKSFGQSSDLIAHQRTHTGEKPYLCPECGKRFTRKSSLLVHQRGHRGRRTSKCSKCGKTTEQNSSIGAPGSIARENTSSLCSACAKPLKEESNLLDQR; encoded by the exons ATGCCTGGTGCAGGGGCCGAGCTGAGCCAGGCTGAGCATCAcaccacagcccagcccagcaggaCCACAGGTAGCGCCGGAGCCCCACGGTCGCACCGGGCAGAGCAG CATTTTCTAGCATCCACGtcagcctcagctgcctggatGGAAGAAGGGAGAGAGCTGGTGGCCTCTGGTCCCCCAGGGAGAGGGGAGACTGGCatccccgggcacatctgcaaaG GAAAAAGGGTGGAAGAGGAGGGTGAAGAGGACCACATGGAGCAGGAAGACCCTGATGaagtaaaagcagatgaaaaagcaataaaatccaAAGGAAGTAATGCTGGGAATGCTCTGGCAAGAGAGGCTGGTGAGAGCAAGCAGGGGCTGGAAGGACCTGAGCCAGGGAAAACAGCAGATGAAATCACCCATCATGAGGGGGTTCAGCAGCAATTTGCAGAAGAAAGTCTCTATGAATGTTCCCACTGTAAGAAATGCTTCCAGGACAGATCTGAGCTCATTTGCCATCAAAGgctgcacagaggagaaaagactTTCAAATGCCAAGAGTGCAGAAAGGAGTTTGGAAAAAGCTCAGACCTTACGTCACATCAGAAAAGCCACATGGTGGAAAAGCCCTACCAGTGCTCAACGTGTGAAAAGTTCTTCAAGGACAGGTCAACTCTCATCAGACACGAGAGAGTACACACAGGAGAGAAACCTTATAAATGTCTCGACTGTGGGAAAAGGTTCACCCGGAGCTCGGACATTATCGTACACCAGAGAATTCACACGGGTGAGAAACCCTTTGAGTGCTCTGAGTGTGGGAAGAGGTTCAGCCAGAGATCAAACCTTTTTACCCATCAGATCGTGCACACGGGGGAGAAACCCTTTAAGTGCCATGAATGTGGGAAAACCTTTGCACGGAGGTCAGAACTTACCATCCATCAGAGAACCCACACAGAGGAGAAGCCTTACCAGTGCTCCCAGTGTGAGAAATCCTTCAGGGGGAGGTACGGACTCTTCAGGCACGAGAGGTTGCACACAGGGGAGAAACCGTACGAGTGCCCCGAGTGCGGGAAAAGCTTCGGGCAGAGCGGAGACCTCATCACACATCAACGATtccacacgggcgagaagccctaccAGTGCTCCGAGTGCGGGAAGTTCTTCTGCAACAAATCCAGCCTTGTGAAACATCAGAAGTGGCATTCAGGGGAGAAGCCGTACAAGTGCCACGAGTGCGGGAAAAGCTTTGGGCAGAGCTCAGACCTCATCGCCCACCAGCGAACccacacgggcgagaagccctaccTGTGCCCCGAGTGTGGGAAAAGGTTCACCAGGAAATCCAGCCTCCTAGTCCATCAGCGGGGGCACAGGGGAAGGAGAACTTCCAAATGCTCAAAATGTGGGAAAACCACGGAGCAAAACTCTAGCATTGGTGCTCCTGGGAGCATAGCGAGGGAAAACACCTCCTCCCTGTGCTCCGCATGTGCAAAGCCCCTCAAGGAGGAATCAAACCTCCTGGATCAGAGATGA
- the LOC104139166 gene encoding zinc finger protein 271-like isoform X4 encodes MEEGRELVASGPPGRGETGIPGHICKGKRVEEEGEEDHMEQEDPDEVKADEKAIKSKGSNAGNALAREAGESKQGLEGPEPGKTADEITHHEGVQQQFAEESLYECSHCKKCFQDRSELICHQRLHRGEKTFKCQECRKEFGKSSDLTSHQKSHMVEKPYQCSTCEKFFKDRSTLIRHERVHTGEKPYKCLDCGKRFTRSSDIIVHQRIHTGEKPFECSECGKRFSQRSNLFTHQIVHTGEKPFKCHECGKTFARRSELTIHQRTHTEEKPYQCSQCEKSFRGRYGLFRHERLHTGEKPYECPECGKSFGQSGDLITHQRFHTGEKPYQCSECGKFFCNKSSLVKHQKWHSGEKPYKCHECGKSFGQSSDLIAHQRTHTGEKPYLCPECGKRFTRKSSLLVHQRGHRGRRTSKCSKCGKTTEQNSSIGAPGSIARENTSSLCSACAKPLKEESNLLDQR; translated from the exons atGGAAGAAGGGAGAGAGCTGGTGGCCTCTGGTCCCCCAGGGAGAGGGGAGACTGGCatccccgggcacatctgcaaaG GAAAAAGGGTGGAAGAGGAGGGTGAAGAGGACCACATGGAGCAGGAAGACCCTGATGaagtaaaagcagatgaaaaagcaataaaatccaAAGGAAGTAATGCTGGGAATGCTCTGGCAAGAGAGGCTGGTGAGAGCAAGCAGGGGCTGGAAGGACCTGAGCCAGGGAAAACAGCAGATGAAATCACCCATCATGAGGGGGTTCAGCAGCAATTTGCAGAAGAAAGTCTCTATGAATGTTCCCACTGTAAGAAATGCTTCCAGGACAGATCTGAGCTCATTTGCCATCAAAGgctgcacagaggagaaaagactTTCAAATGCCAAGAGTGCAGAAAGGAGTTTGGAAAAAGCTCAGACCTTACGTCACATCAGAAAAGCCACATGGTGGAAAAGCCCTACCAGTGCTCAACGTGTGAAAAGTTCTTCAAGGACAGGTCAACTCTCATCAGACACGAGAGAGTACACACAGGAGAGAAACCTTATAAATGTCTCGACTGTGGGAAAAGGTTCACCCGGAGCTCGGACATTATCGTACACCAGAGAATTCACACGGGTGAGAAACCCTTTGAGTGCTCTGAGTGTGGGAAGAGGTTCAGCCAGAGATCAAACCTTTTTACCCATCAGATCGTGCACACGGGGGAGAAACCCTTTAAGTGCCATGAATGTGGGAAAACCTTTGCACGGAGGTCAGAACTTACCATCCATCAGAGAACCCACACAGAGGAGAAGCCTTACCAGTGCTCCCAGTGTGAGAAATCCTTCAGGGGGAGGTACGGACTCTTCAGGCACGAGAGGTTGCACACAGGGGAGAAACCGTACGAGTGCCCCGAGTGCGGGAAAAGCTTCGGGCAGAGCGGAGACCTCATCACACATCAACGATtccacacgggcgagaagccctaccAGTGCTCCGAGTGCGGGAAGTTCTTCTGCAACAAATCCAGCCTTGTGAAACATCAGAAGTGGCATTCAGGGGAGAAGCCGTACAAGTGCCACGAGTGCGGGAAAAGCTTTGGGCAGAGCTCAGACCTCATCGCCCACCAGCGAACccacacgggcgagaagccctaccTGTGCCCCGAGTGTGGGAAAAGGTTCACCAGGAAATCCAGCCTCCTAGTCCATCAGCGGGGGCACAGGGGAAGGAGAACTTCCAAATGCTCAAAATGTGGGAAAACCACGGAGCAAAACTCTAGCATTGGTGCTCCTGGGAGCATAGCGAGGGAAAACACCTCCTCCCTGTGCTCCGCATGTGCAAAGCCCCTCAAGGAGGAATCAAACCTCCTGGATCAGAGATGA
- the LOC104139166 gene encoding zinc finger protein ZFP2-like isoform X1: protein MPGAGAELSQAEHHTTAQPSRTTGSAGAPRSHRAEQHFLASTSASAAWMEEGRELVASGPPGRGETGIPGHICKAGKRVEEEGEEDHMEQEDPDEVKADEKAIKSKGSNAGNALAREAGESKQGLEGPEPGKTADEITHHEGVQQQFAEESLYECSHCKKCFQDRSELICHQRLHRGEKTFKCQECRKEFGKSSDLTSHQKSHMVEKPYQCSTCEKFFKDRSTLIRHERVHTGEKPYKCLDCGKRFTRSSDIIVHQRIHTGEKPFECSECGKRFSQRSNLFTHQIVHTGEKPFKCHECGKTFARRSELTIHQRTHTEEKPYQCSQCEKSFRGRYGLFRHERLHTGEKPYECPECGKSFGQSGDLITHQRFHTGEKPYQCSECGKFFCNKSSLVKHQKWHSGEKPYKCHECGKSFGQSSDLIAHQRTHTGEKPYLCPECGKRFTRKSSLLVHQRGHRGRRTSKCSKCGKTTEQNSSIGAPGSIARENTSSLCSACAKPLKEESNLLDQR from the exons ATGCCTGGTGCAGGGGCCGAGCTGAGCCAGGCTGAGCATCAcaccacagcccagcccagcaggaCCACAGGTAGCGCCGGAGCCCCACGGTCGCACCGGGCAGAGCAG CATTTTCTAGCATCCACGtcagcctcagctgcctggatGGAAGAAGGGAGAGAGCTGGTGGCCTCTGGTCCCCCAGGGAGAGGGGAGACTGGCatccccgggcacatctgcaaaG CAGGAAAAAGGGTGGAAGAGGAGGGTGAAGAGGACCACATGGAGCAGGAAGACCCTGATGaagtaaaagcagatgaaaaagcaataaaatccaAAGGAAGTAATGCTGGGAATGCTCTGGCAAGAGAGGCTGGTGAGAGCAAGCAGGGGCTGGAAGGACCTGAGCCAGGGAAAACAGCAGATGAAATCACCCATCATGAGGGGGTTCAGCAGCAATTTGCAGAAGAAAGTCTCTATGAATGTTCCCACTGTAAGAAATGCTTCCAGGACAGATCTGAGCTCATTTGCCATCAAAGgctgcacagaggagaaaagactTTCAAATGCCAAGAGTGCAGAAAGGAGTTTGGAAAAAGCTCAGACCTTACGTCACATCAGAAAAGCCACATGGTGGAAAAGCCCTACCAGTGCTCAACGTGTGAAAAGTTCTTCAAGGACAGGTCAACTCTCATCAGACACGAGAGAGTACACACAGGAGAGAAACCTTATAAATGTCTCGACTGTGGGAAAAGGTTCACCCGGAGCTCGGACATTATCGTACACCAGAGAATTCACACGGGTGAGAAACCCTTTGAGTGCTCTGAGTGTGGGAAGAGGTTCAGCCAGAGATCAAACCTTTTTACCCATCAGATCGTGCACACGGGGGAGAAACCCTTTAAGTGCCATGAATGTGGGAAAACCTTTGCACGGAGGTCAGAACTTACCATCCATCAGAGAACCCACACAGAGGAGAAGCCTTACCAGTGCTCCCAGTGTGAGAAATCCTTCAGGGGGAGGTACGGACTCTTCAGGCACGAGAGGTTGCACACAGGGGAGAAACCGTACGAGTGCCCCGAGTGCGGGAAAAGCTTCGGGCAGAGCGGAGACCTCATCACACATCAACGATtccacacgggcgagaagccctaccAGTGCTCCGAGTGCGGGAAGTTCTTCTGCAACAAATCCAGCCTTGTGAAACATCAGAAGTGGCATTCAGGGGAGAAGCCGTACAAGTGCCACGAGTGCGGGAAAAGCTTTGGGCAGAGCTCAGACCTCATCGCCCACCAGCGAACccacacgggcgagaagccctaccTGTGCCCCGAGTGTGGGAAAAGGTTCACCAGGAAATCCAGCCTCCTAGTCCATCAGCGGGGGCACAGGGGAAGGAGAACTTCCAAATGCTCAAAATGTGGGAAAACCACGGAGCAAAACTCTAGCATTGGTGCTCCTGGGAGCATAGCGAGGGAAAACACCTCCTCCCTGTGCTCCGCATGTGCAAAGCCCCTCAAGGAGGAATCAAACCTCCTGGATCAGAGATGA
- the LOC104139166 gene encoding zinc finger protein ZFP2-like isoform X6, translating into MEQEDPDEVKADEKAIKSKGSNAGNALAREAGESKQGLEGPEPGKTADEITHHEGVQQQFAEESLYECSHCKKCFQDRSELICHQRLHRGEKTFKCQECRKEFGKSSDLTSHQKSHMVEKPYQCSTCEKFFKDRSTLIRHERVHTGEKPYKCLDCGKRFTRSSDIIVHQRIHTGEKPFECSECGKRFSQRSNLFTHQIVHTGEKPFKCHECGKTFARRSELTIHQRTHTEEKPYQCSQCEKSFRGRYGLFRHERLHTGEKPYECPECGKSFGQSGDLITHQRFHTGEKPYQCSECGKFFCNKSSLVKHQKWHSGEKPYKCHECGKSFGQSSDLIAHQRTHTGEKPYLCPECGKRFTRKSSLLVHQRGHRGRRTSKCSKCGKTTEQNSSIGAPGSIARENTSSLCSACAKPLKEESNLLDQR; encoded by the coding sequence ATGGAGCAGGAAGACCCTGATGaagtaaaagcagatgaaaaagcaataaaatccaAAGGAAGTAATGCTGGGAATGCTCTGGCAAGAGAGGCTGGTGAGAGCAAGCAGGGGCTGGAAGGACCTGAGCCAGGGAAAACAGCAGATGAAATCACCCATCATGAGGGGGTTCAGCAGCAATTTGCAGAAGAAAGTCTCTATGAATGTTCCCACTGTAAGAAATGCTTCCAGGACAGATCTGAGCTCATTTGCCATCAAAGgctgcacagaggagaaaagactTTCAAATGCCAAGAGTGCAGAAAGGAGTTTGGAAAAAGCTCAGACCTTACGTCACATCAGAAAAGCCACATGGTGGAAAAGCCCTACCAGTGCTCAACGTGTGAAAAGTTCTTCAAGGACAGGTCAACTCTCATCAGACACGAGAGAGTACACACAGGAGAGAAACCTTATAAATGTCTCGACTGTGGGAAAAGGTTCACCCGGAGCTCGGACATTATCGTACACCAGAGAATTCACACGGGTGAGAAACCCTTTGAGTGCTCTGAGTGTGGGAAGAGGTTCAGCCAGAGATCAAACCTTTTTACCCATCAGATCGTGCACACGGGGGAGAAACCCTTTAAGTGCCATGAATGTGGGAAAACCTTTGCACGGAGGTCAGAACTTACCATCCATCAGAGAACCCACACAGAGGAGAAGCCTTACCAGTGCTCCCAGTGTGAGAAATCCTTCAGGGGGAGGTACGGACTCTTCAGGCACGAGAGGTTGCACACAGGGGAGAAACCGTACGAGTGCCCCGAGTGCGGGAAAAGCTTCGGGCAGAGCGGAGACCTCATCACACATCAACGATtccacacgggcgagaagccctaccAGTGCTCCGAGTGCGGGAAGTTCTTCTGCAACAAATCCAGCCTTGTGAAACATCAGAAGTGGCATTCAGGGGAGAAGCCGTACAAGTGCCACGAGTGCGGGAAAAGCTTTGGGCAGAGCTCAGACCTCATCGCCCACCAGCGAACccacacgggcgagaagccctaccTGTGCCCCGAGTGTGGGAAAAGGTTCACCAGGAAATCCAGCCTCCTAGTCCATCAGCGGGGGCACAGGGGAAGGAGAACTTCCAAATGCTCAAAATGTGGGAAAACCACGGAGCAAAACTCTAGCATTGGTGCTCCTGGGAGCATAGCGAGGGAAAACACCTCCTCCCTGTGCTCCGCATGTGCAAAGCCCCTCAAGGAGGAATCAAACCTCCTGGATCAGAGATGA
- the LOC104139166 gene encoding zinc finger protein 271-like isoform X3, whose protein sequence is MEEGRELVASGPPGRGETGIPGHICKAGKRVEEEGEEDHMEQEDPDEVKADEKAIKSKGSNAGNALAREAGESKQGLEGPEPGKTADEITHHEGVQQQFAEESLYECSHCKKCFQDRSELICHQRLHRGEKTFKCQECRKEFGKSSDLTSHQKSHMVEKPYQCSTCEKFFKDRSTLIRHERVHTGEKPYKCLDCGKRFTRSSDIIVHQRIHTGEKPFECSECGKRFSQRSNLFTHQIVHTGEKPFKCHECGKTFARRSELTIHQRTHTEEKPYQCSQCEKSFRGRYGLFRHERLHTGEKPYECPECGKSFGQSGDLITHQRFHTGEKPYQCSECGKFFCNKSSLVKHQKWHSGEKPYKCHECGKSFGQSSDLIAHQRTHTGEKPYLCPECGKRFTRKSSLLVHQRGHRGRRTSKCSKCGKTTEQNSSIGAPGSIARENTSSLCSACAKPLKEESNLLDQR, encoded by the exons atGGAAGAAGGGAGAGAGCTGGTGGCCTCTGGTCCCCCAGGGAGAGGGGAGACTGGCatccccgggcacatctgcaaaG CAGGAAAAAGGGTGGAAGAGGAGGGTGAAGAGGACCACATGGAGCAGGAAGACCCTGATGaagtaaaagcagatgaaaaagcaataaaatccaAAGGAAGTAATGCTGGGAATGCTCTGGCAAGAGAGGCTGGTGAGAGCAAGCAGGGGCTGGAAGGACCTGAGCCAGGGAAAACAGCAGATGAAATCACCCATCATGAGGGGGTTCAGCAGCAATTTGCAGAAGAAAGTCTCTATGAATGTTCCCACTGTAAGAAATGCTTCCAGGACAGATCTGAGCTCATTTGCCATCAAAGgctgcacagaggagaaaagactTTCAAATGCCAAGAGTGCAGAAAGGAGTTTGGAAAAAGCTCAGACCTTACGTCACATCAGAAAAGCCACATGGTGGAAAAGCCCTACCAGTGCTCAACGTGTGAAAAGTTCTTCAAGGACAGGTCAACTCTCATCAGACACGAGAGAGTACACACAGGAGAGAAACCTTATAAATGTCTCGACTGTGGGAAAAGGTTCACCCGGAGCTCGGACATTATCGTACACCAGAGAATTCACACGGGTGAGAAACCCTTTGAGTGCTCTGAGTGTGGGAAGAGGTTCAGCCAGAGATCAAACCTTTTTACCCATCAGATCGTGCACACGGGGGAGAAACCCTTTAAGTGCCATGAATGTGGGAAAACCTTTGCACGGAGGTCAGAACTTACCATCCATCAGAGAACCCACACAGAGGAGAAGCCTTACCAGTGCTCCCAGTGTGAGAAATCCTTCAGGGGGAGGTACGGACTCTTCAGGCACGAGAGGTTGCACACAGGGGAGAAACCGTACGAGTGCCCCGAGTGCGGGAAAAGCTTCGGGCAGAGCGGAGACCTCATCACACATCAACGATtccacacgggcgagaagccctaccAGTGCTCCGAGTGCGGGAAGTTCTTCTGCAACAAATCCAGCCTTGTGAAACATCAGAAGTGGCATTCAGGGGAGAAGCCGTACAAGTGCCACGAGTGCGGGAAAAGCTTTGGGCAGAGCTCAGACCTCATCGCCCACCAGCGAACccacacgggcgagaagccctaccTGTGCCCCGAGTGTGGGAAAAGGTTCACCAGGAAATCCAGCCTCCTAGTCCATCAGCGGGGGCACAGGGGAAGGAGAACTTCCAAATGCTCAAAATGTGGGAAAACCACGGAGCAAAACTCTAGCATTGGTGCTCCTGGGAGCATAGCGAGGGAAAACACCTCCTCCCTGTGCTCCGCATGTGCAAAGCCCCTCAAGGAGGAATCAAACCTCCTGGATCAGAGATGA
- the LOC104139190 gene encoding E3 ubiquitin-protein ligase TRIM7-like, which translates to MASNSSSTREEGEEATRHTVLQQLPDPGNLCCESNSCGSCTARSWQEQGRLGAAEGATHRSRLRKGNFQAKLHLTNLVEKLKLLGLGGGREEKEQLCLWRNRTFICKGDVKEVSSSHDGQKAHEVPATAYVAESVQEDTEKIHRDLEILKKQREEMLELKVSGEQQWQDYLMQTEAERQKIVSEFRQLRRFLKEQELVLLAQLGELDKEIMRRQEEEQIKMAGEISLLNILICEMERRLEQPTSEFTQEARSTVNRWEKGSAWGPTETFLDLEQRVRVISQQNIVLGETLRRFQDILPSELEKEQGPSLGVDRKAFVTLDPDTANAQLILSRDRRGVRWTATQQDVPTKPQRFDTSCCILSCRGFTSGRHCWEVEVGGRGTWAVGVAKESVRREGWVDFLPEKGIWAMGFCGNQYQAFTSPATTFPASGKPRRIKVALNYGEGQVAFYFSDQKPPIFTFQKALFGGESIFPFFWVGRGSHLQLCH; encoded by the exons ATGGCCTCCAATTCATCTAGCacaagggaagagggagaggaagccaCACGTCACACTGTCCTGCAACAGCTGCCAGATCCTGGGAACCTGTGCTGTGAATCCAACAGCTGTGGAAGCTGCACAGCCAGATCCTGGCAAGAGCAAGGAAGGCttggagctgcagagggagccaCCCACAGAAGCCGGCTCCGGAAAGGGAATTTCCAAGCAAAACTCCACCTGACAAATTTAGTTGAAAAGCTGAAGCTATTGGGTctaggaggaggcagagaggagaaggagcagctctgcttgtGGCGCAATAGGACATTCATCTGCAAGGGTGATGTAAAAGAAGTTTCCTCAAGCCATGATGGGCAAAAGGCTCATGAAGTTCCCGCTACAGCCTATGTAGCAGAGTCTGTCCAGGAGGACACG gaGAAAATTCACAGAGACTTGGAGATTCTcaaaaagcaaagggaagagatGTTAGAACTGAAAGTGAgtggagagcagcagtggcaggatTATTTG ATGCAGACAGAGGCGGAGAGGCAGAAGATCGTGTCTGAATTTCGGCAGCTGCGCCGGTTTCTGAAGGAGCAAGAGCTTGTCCTCCTGGCCCAACTGGGAGAGTTGGACAAAGAGATCatgaggaggcaggaggaagagcagatCAAGATGGCAGGGGAGATTTCTCTCCTGAATATCCTGATCTGTGAGATGGAGAGGAGGCTTGAGCAACCCACGAGTGAATTCACGCAG GAAGCCAGAAGCACTGTGAACAG GTGGGAGAAGGGCAGTGCCTGGGGCCCAACAGAGACCTTCCTGGACCTGGAACAGAGAGTCCGTGTTATTTCTCAGCAAAACATTGTCCTCGGAGAGACGTTGAGGAGATTTCAAG ACATTTTGCCATCTGAACTggagaaagagcaaggaccaTCTCTAGGAGTAGACAGAAAAG CATTTGTGACTCTGGATCCTGACACTGCCAATGCACAGCTCATCCTGTCCAGGGACCGGAGAGGGGTGAGATGGACAGCTACACAGCAggatgtgcccaccaaaccccagCGATTTGACACATCTTGCTGCATATTGAGCTGCCGAGGGTTCACTTCAGGGAGACACTGCtgggaggtggaggtggggggcagggggacctgggctgtgggggtggccaAGGAGTCtgtgaggagggagggatgggttGATTTTCTTCCTGAGAAGGGCATCTGGGCAATGGGGTTCTGTGGGAATCAATACCAGGCCTTCACTTCACCTGCGACCACCTTTCCTGCCAGTGGGAAACCCAGGAGGATCAAGGTGGCTCTGAACTATGGAGAGGGGCAAGTGGCATTTTACTTCTCTGATCAAAAGCCCCCAATCTTTACTTTCCAAAAGGCCTTGTTTGGTGGGGAGagcattttccctttcttctgggTGGGGAGAGGGTCCCACCTCCAGCTGTGCCACTGA